In a single window of the Antedon mediterranea chromosome 1, ecAntMedi1.1, whole genome shotgun sequence genome:
- the LOC140041581 gene encoding cytochrome P450 2J4-like: protein METIVLVGSWFSPGLLVILIAACVCLLCMNASKGSTTTHIPGPKRWPIFGNALSIDRNAHVTFTKWAKTYGSVIGVKLGPMNVVVLNDLQSIESAFTKSGGILNRPAPGLLKAAFSNDGSLLWENGEKWKETRKFVLRFLHDFKQQKLIKLLNFESGKLCDLIRQHNGAAIDVCQPINMAVSNVLCALCFGHRFEYDDDNFRSLLSNLQALGKSVSGTTIGHFLPFLYYTPLYSNFRNLATSFTDFIDGEISQHIESYDPINVRDLIDAFLTDEVELDRVPNKRTETRVRRAIIDMFASGTDTTSTALEWSILYMTQYTEQQKAVSEIFQTFVILITIKREVDDVTRQHQLLTLQSYYEKLPYTQATIMEVLRHANVSPLGLPRKVSKPMSIQGHLFPHDSWVFANLWAVHHDEQYWNDPTNFRPERFLSVEKKTVISSKAFMPFGLGRNLHNTNCELTDLCKRCCVGEKIAMSTIIVILSKIMQEFNFKIPEEDPKPSLVGINGLTLSPAPFRVCAVPR, encoded by the exons ATGGAAACGATTGTACTTGTAGGCTCCTGGTTTTCACCAGGCTTACTAGTGATACTGATAGCCGCATGCGTGTGCCTTTTGTGTATGAATGCAAGCAAGGGTTCGACAACAACACATATTCCTGGGCCTAAACGGTGGCCAATCTTTGGGAACGCTTTAAGCATAGATCGTAATGCGCATGTCACCTTCACTAAATGGGCAAAGACATACGGATCAGTGATTGGAGTTAAGTTGGGACCTATGAATGTTGTGGTGTTAAATGATTTGCAATCTATTGAGTCAGCTTTTACTAAAAGTGGGGGTATTTTGAACAGACCTGCTCCTGGTTTATTGAAAGCTGCATTTTCTAATGACG GTAGTTTGCTTTGGGAAAATGGAGAAAAATGGAAAGAGACAAGAAAATTTGTTTTGCGATTCCTACACGATTTCAAACAACAAAAGTTGATAAAGTTACTTAATTTCGAGAGTGGAAAACTCTGTGACCTTATAAGGCAACATAATGGAGCAGCTATTGATGTTTGCCAACCAATCAATATGGCAGTGTCAAACGTGTTGTGTGCATTGTGTTTTGGGCATCGTTTCGAATACGACGATGACAACTTTCGATCGCTTCTTAGTAATTTACAAGCATTAGGTAAAAGTGTTTCTGGTACAACAATTGGCCATTTTCTACCGTTTTTATATTACACACCTTTGTATAGCAATTTTCGAAATCTTGCTACGAGTTTCACGGATTTCATAGATGGAGAAATCTCTCAACATATTGAAAGTTATGACCCAATCAACGTTCGAGATCTGATTGACGCTTTCTTAACAGATGAAGTAGAACTTGACAGAGTACCAAACAAAAGAACTGAAACCCGTGTAAGAAGAGCAATTATTGATATGTTTGCATCGGGAACTGACACAACAAGTACTGCTCTAGAATGGTCAATACTTTACATGACACAATACACAGAGCAGCAAAAAGCTGTAAGTGAAATATTTCAAACATTTGTCATTTTAATTACA ATTAAAAGGGAAGTGGATGATGTAACACGACAGCATCAACTACTAACGCTACAATCTTATTATGAGAAACTGCCATATACTCAGGCAACTATAATGGAAGTTTTGCGCCATGCCAACGTTTCGCCGCTTGGACTACCTCGGAAGGTATCAAAGCCAATGTCAATTCAAGGCCACTTGTTTCCTCATGATTCTTGGGTGTTTGCGAACTTATGGGCTGTACACCATGATGAGCAGTACTGGAATGATCCAACTAACTTTAGGCCAGAACGATTTCTTTCGGTTGAAAAGAAGACCGTAATTTCTTCAAAAGCATTCATGCCATTTGGTTTAGGTAGGAATTTACACAACACAAATTGTGAATTGACAGATCTAT GTAAAAGATGTTGTGTTGGTGAAAAGATCGCTATGTCtacaattattgttatattgtcAAAGATAATGCAggagtttaattttaaaatcccAGAAGAAGACCCAAAACCTAGTCTTGTGGGCATAAATGGACTCACTCTTTCACCTGCTCCATTTAGAGTTTGTGCAGTTCCTCGCTAA
- the LOC140046543 gene encoding small ribosomal subunit protein uS14m-like, with amino-acid sequence MANLLGRIFVNMTSKCLNQVGTVIGQPLLSTQTSQVTSVRTRYVDWRMLRDVKRRRLVKEMGRERRSINVLRKNDILPAELQEVAHREVIALPRDSNYIRIRHRCGLTSRARSVQHRWRLSRIMWRQIADGNHMAGVIRAWW; translated from the exons ATGGCGAATTTGTTAGGCAGAATTTTTGTAAACATGACTTCAAAGTGCTTGAATCAG GTTGGTACTGTCATCGGACAGCCATTGTTATCAACACAAACAAGTCAGGTGACATCAGTCAGGACACGTTATGTAGATTGGAGAATGTTACGTGATGTCAAACGAAGGCGGCTTGTAAAAGAAATGGGAAGAGAAAGACGCTCCATCAATGTTCTTAGAAAAAATGATATATTGCCTGCAGAACTACAG GAAGTAGCACATCGAGAAGTAATAGCCTTGCCACGAGACAGCAACTACATTCGTATACGTCACAGATGTGGGTTAACATCAAGAGCACGTTCTGTCCAACATAGGTGGAGACTTAGTAGAATTATGTGGAGACAAATAGCAGATGGAAATCACATGGCAGGGGTCATCAGAGCGTGGTGGTGA